One segment of Chelmon rostratus isolate fCheRos1 chromosome 17, fCheRos1.pri, whole genome shotgun sequence DNA contains the following:
- the LOC121620372 gene encoding myosin-4-like codes for MSTDGEMAIFGPAAQFLRKSERERTEAQSRPFDSKTACFVSDEKELYVKAEIQDKTDGKVTVKTVDERTLTVREDQVFPMNPPKFDKIEDMVMMTHLHEPAVLFNLKERYAAWMIYTYSGLFCVTVNPYKWLPVYNPEVVRAYRGKKRMEVPPHIFALSDNAYQFMLTDRENQSILITGESGAGKTVNTKRVIQYFATIAVPADKKKETTSKMKGTLEDQIIQANPLLEAFGNAKTMRNDNSSRFGKFIRIHFGTTGKLASADIETYLLEKSRVTFQLAAERSYHIFYQLTCNKKPELIDLLLITTNPYDFAFISQGEISVKSINDAEELMATDEALDILGFTAEEKVSIYKLTGAVMHYGNMKFKQKQREEQAEPDGTEEADKAAYLMGLNSADLLKSLCYPRVKVGNEYVTKGQNVQQVYNSIGALAKSVYEKMFLWMVVRINQQLDTKQPRQHFIGVLDIAGFEIFDFNSMEQLCINFTNEKLQQFFNHHMFVLEQEEYKKEGIEWEFIDFGMDLAACIELIEKPMGIFSILEEECMFPKSTDTSFKNKLYDQHLGKNNCFLKPKAVKGKPEAHFTLMHYAGTVDYNISGWLDKNKDPLNESVVQLYQKSSVKILAMLYASFSGSEEAAAGGAKKGSKKKGASFQTVSALFRENLGKLMTNLRTTHPHFVRCLIPNETKTPGAMENQLVIHQLRCNGVLEGIRICRKGFPSRILYGDFKQRYRILNPSAVPEGQFMDNKKAAEKLLGSIDVDHTQYKFGHTKVFFKAGLLGALEEMRDERLAQVVTSTQALCRAYLVRLEYQKMVARKEAIYTIQYNFRSFMNVKHWPWMKLYFKLKPLLKSAEAEKEMAQMKVDFTKLKDDLAKSENRRRELEEKMVSIVQEKNDLLLQVQTEADNLLDAEERCEGLIKSKIQLEAKLKEVTERLEDEEEVNAELTAKKRRLEDECSELKRDIDDLELTLAKVEKEKHAVENKVKNLTEEIMSQDENITKLSKEKKALQEAHQQTLDDLQSEEDKLNSLTKAKTKLEQQVDELEASLEQEKKVRMDLERVKRKLEGDLKLAQESIMDLENEKQQLDEKLKKKDFELSQLQTKIEDEQALGAQLQKKIKELQARIEELEEEIEAERSARAKVEKQRSDLSRELEEITERLEEAGGATAAQAEMNKKREAEFLKLRRELEECSLQHEATSAALRKKHADSVAELGEQLDNIQRVRQKLEKEKSELRLEMDDLASNMETMAKAKINLEKMCRSLEDQLNEVKTKEEENQRLINDLSSQKARLQTENAEMSRQLEEKESLMSQLTRGKQAFIQQIEELKRLHEEEVKAKNALAHGLQSARHDCELLREQYEEEQEAKAELHRCLSKANSEVAQWRTKYETDAIQRTEELEEAKKKLALRLQDAEEAVEAVNSKCSSLEKTKQRLQGEVEDLMMDVERSNAAAAALDKKQRNFDKVLAEWKQKHEESQAEVESAIKEVRCLGTENFKMKNAFEECLEQLETLKRENKNLQQEVMDLTEQLGETGKTIHELEKSKKQTEQEKLEAQTALEEAEASLEHDESKILRVQLELNQVKSEVDKKIGEKDEEIEQLKRNSQRVIDAMQSNLDAEVRSRNDALRVKKKMEGDLNEMEIQLSHANRQAAESQKQLRNIQVQLKEVQIHLDDALRNNEDMKEQVAMTERRSNLMQAEMEEIRAALEQTERSRKLAEQELLDASERVQLLHSQNTSLLNSRKKLEADLSHIQGEMDDSVQAARNAEEKAKKAITDAAMMAEELKKEQDTSAHLERMKKNLEVTVKDLQQRLDEAENLAMKGGKKQLQKLEARVRELENELEAEQRHASDSVKGVRKLERRIKELTYQSDEDKKNMMRLQELVDKFQLKVKVYKRQAEEAEEQANTHLMKLRKVQHELEEAEERADIAESQINKMKVKSRDLGKVNQSASGKTLHLVNTDDDH; via the exons ATGAGCACAGATGGGGAAATGGCAATCTTCGGGCCGGCTGCCCAGTTCCTGCGCAagtctgagagggagaggacggaGGCTCAGTCTCGCCCGTTTGACAGCAAAACGGCGTGCTTTGTCAGCGATGAGAAGGAGCTGTACGTCAAGGCTGAAATCCAGGACAAGACGGACGGCAAAGTCACTGTCAAGACTGTGGACGAGAGA ACTTTAACCGTCAGGGAGGACCAGGTGTTTCCCATGAACCCCCCGAAGTTTGATAAGATTGAGGACATGGTGATGATGACGCACCTTCACGAGCCGGCAGTGTTGTTCAACCTCAAGGAACGATACGCAGCGTGGATGATCTAC ACCTACTCTGGGCTGTTCTGTGTCACTGTGAATCCCTACAAATGGCTGCCGGTCTACAACCCAGAGGTGGTCCGAGCCtacagagggaagaagaggatggaggTCCCCCCTCACATCTTCGCCCTGTCTGATAACGCCTATCAGTTCATGCTCACTG ATCGTGAAAATCAGTCTATACTCATCAC TGGAGAATCCGGTGCAGGAAAAACCGTCAACACTAAACGTGTCATTCAGTATTTCGCGACAATCGCGGTGCCTGCAGACAAGAAAAAGGAGACAACTAGTAAAATGAAG GGGACTCTGGAGGATCAAATCATCCAGGCCAACCCGCTGCTGGAAGCGTTTGGGAATGCCAAGACCATGAGGAATGACAACTCATCTCGCTTT GGCAAATTCATTCGAATACACTTTGGCACAACCGGTAAACTGGCATCTGCAGATATTGAAACGT ATCTGCTGGAGAAATCGAGAGTGACGTTCCAGCTGGCGGCTGAGAGGAGTTATCATATCTTTTATCAGCTTACTTGCAACAAGAAGCCTGAACTGATTG ATCTGCTTCTCATCACCACCAACCCCTACGACTTCGCCTTCATCAGTCAAGGGGAAATCAGTGTCAAAAGCATCAATGACGCCGAGGAGTTAATGGCTACAGAT GAAGCCCTCGATATTCTGGGTTTCACTGCTGAGGAGAAAGTGTCCATCTACAAGCTGACTGGCGCTGTGATGCATTATGGGAACATGAAGTTCAAGCAGAAGCAGCGGGAGGAGCAGGCGGAGCCAGACGGCACCGAGG AAGCTGATAAAGCAGCGTATCTGATGGGCCTGAACTCTGCTGATCTGCTGAAAAGCCTCTGTTACCCCAGAGTAAAGGTTGGAAACGAGTATGTTACCAAAGGACAGAATGTGCAGCAG GTGTACAACTCTATTGGTGCCCTCGCTAAATCCGTCTATGAGAAGATGTTTTTGTGGATGGTCGTACGAATCAACCAGCAGCTGGATACTAAACAACCCAGACAACATTTCATTGGCGTTCTCGATATCGCCGGCTTTGAAATCTTTGAT TTCAACAGCATGGAGCAACTCTGCATTAATTTCACAAACGAGAAGCTGCAACAGTTTTTCAACCATCATATGTTTGTACTGGAGCAAGAAGAATACAAGAAGGAAGGGATTGAGTGGGAGTTCATTGACTTTGGCATGGACTTAGCAGCCTGCATTGAGCTCATTGAAAAG CCCATGGGGATCTTCTCCATCCTTGAAGAGGAGTGCATGTTCCCAAAGTCAACAGACACCTCTTTCAAGAACAAACTGTATGACCAACATCTTGGAAAGAACAACTGCTTCCTGAAGCCCAAAGCAGTCAAAGGCAAACCCGAGGCTCACTTCACGCTGATGCACTACGCCGGCACTGTGGACTACAACATCAGCGGCTGgctggacaagaacaaagaccCTCTGAACGAGTCTGTGGTGCAGCTTTACCAGAAGTCATCGGTCAAAATACTCGCCATGCTGTACGCAAGCTTTTCTGGATCCGAAG aggcagctgcaggaggagccaAAAAAGGATCCAAGAAGAAGGGAGCGTCGTTCCAAACTGTGTCAGCACTGTTCAGG GAGAATCTTGGGAAGCTCATGACTAATCTGAGAACTACTCATCCTCACTTTGTGCGGTGTTTGATACCAAATGAGACCAAAACACCAG GTGCTATGGAAAACCAGCTGGTTATCCACCAACTACGCTGCAACGGCGTGCTGGAGGGCATCCGGATCTGCAGGAAAGGATTTCCGAGCAGAATTCTCTATGGGGACTTCAAGCAGAG ATACAGGATTCTGAATCCCAGTGCTGTTCCAGAGGGACAGTTTATGGAtaacaaaaaagctgcagagaaactgcTGGGCTCAATCGATGTGGATCACACTCAGTACAAGTTTGGACACACCAAG gtgttttttaaAGCTGGTCTGCTGGGAGCTTTGGAGGAAATGAGAGACGAGCGGTTGGCTCAGGTTGTCACCTCCACTCAGGCTCTGTGTCGCGCTTACCTGGTTCGGCTGGAGTACCAGAAGATGGTGGCCAGAAA GGAGGCAATCTACACGATCCAGTATAACTTCCGCTCCTTCATGAACGTGAAACACTGGCCATGGATGAAGCTGTATTTTAAACTCAAGCCTCTCCTGAAGAGCGCTGAGGCTGAGAAGGAAATGGCCCAAATGAAGGTGGATTTCACAAAACTCAAAGACGATCTGGCCAAATCAGAAAACCGGCGGCGAGAACTCGAAGAGAAGATGGTTTCCATCGTGCAGGAGAAGAATGATCTCCTCCTCCAAGTGCAGACA GAGGCAGATAACCTCCTGGATGCAGAGGAGAGATGTGAAGGCCTCATCAAAAGCAAGATCCAGCTGGAAGCCAAGCTGAAGGAGGTGACAGAGCGactggaggatgaggaggaggtcaACGCTGAGCTGACTGCCAAGAAGAGAAGGCTCGAGGACGAGTGCTCTGAACTGAAGAGGGACATCGACGACTTGGAGCTCACCTTAGCCAaagtggagaaggagaaacatgCGGTAGAAAACAAG GTGAAAAACCTGACCGAAGAAATCATGAGCCAAGATGAAAATATCACCAAACTGTCGAAGGAGAAGAAAGCCCTGCAGGAGGCTCATCAGCAAACGCTGGACGACCTGCAGTCAGAGGAGGACAAACTAAACTCTCTGACCAAAGCCAAAACCAAACTAGAACAGCAGGTGGATGAG CTGGAAGCTTCGCTGGAGCAAGAGAAGAAGGTCCGCATGGATCTGGAGAGAGtcaagaggaagctggagggtGACCTGAAACTTGCTCAGGAGTCCATAATGGATCTGGAgaatgagaagcagcagctggatgaaaaGCTGAAGAA GAAAGACTTTGAGTTGTCACAGCTGCAGACGAAGATAGAAGATGAACAAGCTCTTGGTGCTCAGctacagaagaaaataaaagagctgcag GCCCGAATCGAGGAGTTGGAGGAGGAAATCGAGGCCGAGCGCTCGGCTCGAGCCAAAGTGGAGAAGCAGAGGTCCGACCTGTccagggagctggaggagatcacggagaggctggaggaggccGGAGGAGCCACCGCTGCTCAGGCTGAGATGAACAAGAAGCGGGAAGCCGAGTTCCTGAAGCTACgcagggagctggaggagtgtTCCCTGCAGCACGAGGCCACGTCTGCTGCTCTGCGCAAGAAACATGCAGACAGCGTGGCTGAGCTGGGAGAGCAGCTGGACAACATCCAGAGGGTCAGGCagaagctggagaaggagaagagcgAGCTCAGGCTGGAGATGGACGACCTGGCAAGCAATATGGAAACCATGGCCAAAGCAAAG ATCAATTTAGAAAAAATGTGCCGTTCACTCGAAGATCAACTGAACGAGGTGAAAaccaaagaggaggagaatcaGAGACTCATAAACGACCTCTCAAGTCAGAAAGCTCGGCTGCAGACAGAGAATG ctgaaatgtcTCGGCAGCTTGAAGAAAAAGAATCCTTAATGTCACAGCTAACTCGAGGAAAACAGGCTTTTATTCAGCAGATTGAGGAGCTGAAAAGACTTCatgaggaggaagtgaag GCAAAAAATGCCCTGGCTCACGGTCTGCAATCAGCTCGACACGACTGCGAGCTGCTCAGAGAGCAGTacgaggaggagcaggaggccaaAGCCGAGCTGCACCGCTGCCTGTCCAAGGCCAACAGCGAGGTGGCTCAGTGGAGAACTAAATACGAGACGGATGCCATCCAGCGCACCGAAGAGCTCGAGGAGGCAAA GAAGAAGCTGGCACTGCGTCTGCAGGATGCAGAAGAGGCTGTCGAGGCCGTTAACTCCAAGTGCTCCTCTCTGGAGAAGACCAAACAGCGGCTGcaaggagaggtggaggactTAATGATGGATGTTGAGAGgtcaaatgctgctgctgctgccttggACAAGAAGCAGAGGAATTTTGATAAG GTTTTGGCTGAGTGGAAGCAGAAACATGAGGAAAGTCAGGCAGAGGTGGAGTCAGCCATAAAAGAGGTGCGTTGTTTGGGAACTGAGAACTTCAAGATGAAGAACGCCTTCGAAGAATGTCTGGAACAACTGGAGACGCTCAAACGggaaaataaaaacctgcaac AGGAAGTAATGGATCTGACCGAGCAGCTGGGAGAGACGGGAAAAACCATCCACGAGCTTGAGAAATCAAAGAAACAGACTGAACAGGAGAAGCTGGAGGCCCAGACTGCgctggaggaggcggag GCCTCCCTGGAGCACGACGAATCCAAGATCCTGCGAGTCCAGCTGGAGCTGAACCAGGTGAAGTCTGAGGTGGACAAGAAGATAGGCGAGAAGGACGAAGAGATCGAACAGCTGAAGCGAAACAGCCAACGAGTCATCGACGCGATGCAAAGTAATTTAGACGCTGAGGTCCGGAGCAGGAACGACGCCCTGAGGgtgaagaaaaagatggagggggACCTCAACGAGATGGAGATCCAGCTGAGCCACGCTAACAGGCAGGCGGCCGAGTCCCAGAAACAGCTGAGGAACATTCAAGTTCAGCTGAAG GAAGTTCAGATTCACCTGGACGATGCTTTGAGAAACAACGAGGACATGAAGGAGCAGGTCGCCATGACTGAGCGCAGGAGCAACCTCATGCAGGCTGAAATGGAGGAGATCAGAGCAGCTCTGGAGCAAACCGAAAGGAGCCGCAAGCTAGCAGAGCAGGAACTGCTGGACGCCAGCGAGAGGGTGCAGCTGCTTCACTCACAG AATACCAGCCTGCTCAACAGTCGGAAGAAGCTGGAGGCCGATCTGTCTCACATTCAGGGCGAGATGGACGACAGCGTTCAAGCAGCCAGGAATGCTGAGGAGAAAGCCAAGAAAGCCATCACTGAT GCTGCCATGATGGCtgaagagctgaagaaagagcaGGACACCAGCGCTCAcctggagaggatgaagaagaaccTGGAGGTGACGGTGAAAGACCTGCAGCAGCGTCTGGACGAGGCCGAGAACCTGGCCATGAAGGGCGGAAAGAAGCAGCTCCAAAAACTGGAAGCAAGG GTGCGAGAGCTGGAGAATGAGCTCGAGGCAGAACAAAGACATGCCTCAGACTCTGTGAAAGGGGTTCGCAAACTTGAGCGCAGGATTAAGGAGCTCACCTATCAG TCTGATGAGgacaagaaaaacatgatgAGGCTGCAGGAGCTGGTGGATAAATTCCAGCTGAAGGTCAAAGTGTACAAGAGGCAGGCTGAAGAAGCT GAGGAGCAAGCCAACACCCATCTGATGAAGCTGAGGAAGGTGCAGCacgagctggaggaggctgaagagCGAGCCGACATCGCCGAGTCCCAGATCAATAAGATGAAGGTCAAGAGTCGTGACCTGGGGAAGGTGAATCAATCAGCTTCTGGCAAAACGCTGCATCTCGTTAACACTGATGATGACCACTAA